In one Thermodesulfobacteriota bacterium genomic region, the following are encoded:
- a CDS encoding phosphatidylserine decarboxylase has product MMLAKNENVHQYIERNSKQVRTESLICDRIIKFFYSSFKERMPWLLNALTSSRTSSLLGYLNYDCPMRPSLNGTKNLVRKLGIDLSESIDPPETFNTYRKIFERKIRYWELRPLPDESNSAVSPADSKMLAGSFYSQHILFIKEKFFDFKELISDRSLWDSRTRWIDEFKNGDFAIFRLTPEKYHYNHTPVAGKVLDIYEISGRYHSCNPGAVIEVASPFSKNKRVVTVIDTNVKGGTGLGLVAMIEIVALMIGDIVQSYSEDRYDNPVGIDPGMFLKRGRPKSLFRPGSSVVVLIFQKDRIRFSNDILQNLHHPTAHSRFSEGFGKSLVETEVSVRSQIAKRSK; this is encoded by the coding sequence ATGATGTTGGCAAAGAATGAAAACGTTCATCAGTATATAGAAAGAAATTCAAAACAGGTTAGAACAGAAAGCCTTATTTGCGACCGTATCATCAAGTTTTTTTACTCCTCCTTCAAGGAACGCATGCCCTGGCTTCTTAATGCCCTGACCTCTTCAAGAACCTCTAGCCTGCTGGGATACTTGAACTACGATTGCCCAATGAGGCCTTCGCTTAATGGAACAAAAAACCTTGTCCGCAAACTCGGCATAGACCTTTCCGAAAGCATTGATCCACCGGAGACTTTTAACACTTATAGAAAGATTTTTGAAAGGAAAATACGCTACTGGGAACTCAGACCCCTTCCGGATGAATCTAACAGCGCCGTTTCACCTGCCGATTCTAAAATGCTGGCAGGTTCTTTTTATAGCCAGCACATACTATTTATTAAAGAAAAATTCTTCGATTTTAAAGAACTTATTAGTGACAGATCTCTGTGGGATTCTAGGACCAGATGGATCGATGAGTTTAAAAATGGTGATTTCGCAATATTTCGCCTCACACCGGAAAAATACCACTACAATCATACACCGGTCGCAGGAAAGGTTCTCGATATTTACGAAATTAGCGGAAGATACCACTCCTGCAATCCAGGAGCGGTTATTGAGGTTGCCTCACCTTTTAGCAAGAATAAAAGAGTTGTAACGGTGATAGATACCAACGTCAAGGGGGGTACAGGATTAGGCTTGGTGGCCATGATAGAGATTGTGGCATTGATGATAGGCGATATTGTTCAGAGTTACTCTGAAGATCGCTATGATAATCCTGTGGGAATAGACCCCGGCATGTTTCTGAAACGGGGACGACCTAAAAGCCTGTTTCGCCCGGGGAGTTCGGTGGTTGTGCTTATTTTCCAAAAAGACAGAATCCGGTTTTCCAACGATATTTTGCAGAATCTTCATCACCCTACTGCGCACAGCCGTTTTTCTGAAGGATTTGGGAAATCTCTGGTGGAAACCGAAGTGTCGGTAAGATCCCAAATTGCCAAAAGGAGTAAATGA
- a CDS encoding DUF2062 domain-containing protein: protein MGRRQIAGGVVNVWSKKLQNNPTFFKFTKKGISPKKLALCAALGITLGIFPFYGTTLLCFMAALIFRLNHAAIQVVNYAVYPLWLIMLVPFFKIGKHIFNASPIPFTKPEELMTMFQSDGFYFFQTLGMVIFHAVVAWLLICPPIAIILYFSLLPLLKKHSKIFTTD, encoded by the coding sequence GTGGGCAGGCGTCAGATAGCAGGAGGAGTAGTAAATGTTTGGTCTAAAAAATTACAAAACAACCCGACTTTTTTTAAATTTACTAAAAAAGGAATATCACCCAAAAAACTAGCTCTCTGTGCTGCATTGGGAATTACACTAGGCATTTTTCCGTTTTACGGTACGACATTGTTATGTTTCATGGCTGCACTCATATTTCGCCTTAATCATGCCGCCATTCAAGTGGTTAATTATGCGGTTTATCCGCTGTGGTTGATTATGCTGGTGCCATTTTTTAAAATAGGAAAGCATATCTTTAATGCTTCGCCAATTCCTTTCACAAAACCAGAAGAATTGATGACCATGTTTCAATCAGATGGATTTTATTTTTTTCAAACTTTAGGAATGGTAATTTTTCATGCAGTGGTTGCATGGTTATTAATTTGCCCTCCAATTGCGATCATTTTATACTTTAGTTTGTTACCTCTTTTGAAAAAGCACTCAAAGATATTTACCACTGACTAA